In Desulfofundulus kuznetsovii DSM 6115, the following are encoded in one genomic region:
- the pgsA gene encoding CDP-diacylglycerol--glycerol-3-phosphate 3-phosphatidyltransferase: MNLPNRLTLARIFLIPIFLTVVSLQVPYGDYVAAAVFILAASTDGLDGYLARKRQLVTRLGKLMDPLADKLLVSSALISLVELHRLPGWVAMIIIGREFAITGLRSLMAAEGAVLGASTLGKLKTITQIVAIVALLLQDSPFSVVRLTPGNLAMWIAIAFTIWSGLDYLNRGWAVLKKGGF; encoded by the coding sequence ATGAATTTGCCCAACCGTTTAACCCTGGCCAGGATTTTTTTGATTCCTATTTTTTTAACGGTGGTATCCCTCCAGGTGCCCTACGGGGATTACGTTGCTGCTGCCGTTTTTATTTTAGCCGCCAGCACCGATGGTTTGGACGGGTACCTTGCCAGAAAGCGCCAGCTGGTTACCCGGTTGGGCAAGCTAATGGATCCCCTGGCGGACAAGCTTTTGGTTTCCAGTGCGCTTATTTCCCTGGTCGAACTTCACCGTTTGCCCGGTTGGGTGGCCATGATCATTATCGGGCGGGAATTTGCCATTACGGGGCTGCGCTCCTTGATGGCCGCCGAGGGTGCTGTTCTGGGAGCCAGCACTCTGGGTAAGCTCAAGACCATCACCCAGATTGTAGCTATTGTAGCCCTTCTTTTGCAGGACTCTCCCTTTAGCGTTGTCCGTTTAACCCCCGGGAATCTGGCCATGTGGATAGCCATCGCCTTTACCATCTGGTCGGGACTGGACTACCTTAACCGGGGTTGGGCGGTGCTGAAAAAGGGTGGTTTTTAG
- a CDS encoding FtsK/SpoIIIE family DNA translocase, producing MKVRTAKDLQKYELAGIGLICVALLALISLVNPAVGLVSWGVERMLRGIAGEGRYLFPLLLAFWGLRLIRGKASRRGAGRRLYGGALLFVVALTLLHMLVPENYSLQAGLAGEGGGLVGAVCFFLLERSFGLTGTCIVLATLILMGVLLSSNISLSTFFAGLMGALKGFYERVGGFLFTEAEETVEGPDLRPVIIDQSGPGIATREAATPEAAGEKTGNSNAGNTGTPRVLRIVPSPVSPPGGTAGEKDVSSGSSPYQFPPLSLLSKPVRAKSIKNSRDITENIRILEETLSSFGVKARVVQVSRGPAITRYEIQPPAGIKVSRIVSLADDIALSMAAPDVRIEAPIPGKAAVGIEVPNREISMVYLRELLETPDFQEAPSRLTVALGKDIAGNPVVADLARMPHLLIAGATGSGKSVCLNTIIASILFKATPDEVKFLIIDPKMVELATYNGIPHLVSPVVTDPKKAATSLRWAVKEMEHRYELFAAAGVRDITRYNDLCRSQETGTGARGPLPLIIIIIDELADLMMVAPADVEDAVCRLAQMARAAGIHLVVATQRPSVDVITGLIKANIPSRISFAVSSQIDSRTILDMAGAEKLLGKGDMLFFPVGAPKPIRVQGAYLSDQEVEALVSFLKKQAGPHFEAQLLPEEGHGEQEEELEDELLPRAVEIFIETGHASISLLQRRLRVGYARAARLMDIMERKGIVGGYEGSKPRSVLITLEQFKQTFKKR from the coding sequence GTGAAAGTAAGGACGGCCAAAGACCTGCAAAAATACGAGCTTGCTGGCATTGGTTTAATTTGTGTGGCCCTTTTAGCTTTGATCAGCCTGGTTAACCCTGCTGTAGGGCTGGTCAGCTGGGGGGTAGAGCGGATGCTGCGGGGGATAGCCGGAGAGGGAAGATATCTTTTCCCCCTCCTGCTCGCTTTCTGGGGTTTGAGATTGATCCGGGGAAAGGCGTCCAGGCGGGGGGCCGGGCGGCGCTTGTACGGGGGGGCCCTGCTCTTTGTGGTGGCCCTCACCCTGTTGCACATGCTGGTGCCAGAGAATTACTCCCTGCAGGCCGGTTTGGCCGGGGAGGGGGGTGGCCTGGTGGGGGCGGTTTGTTTTTTCCTTCTGGAGCGTTCCTTCGGTTTGACGGGCACCTGCATTGTCCTGGCTACTTTAATTTTGATGGGTGTGCTTTTGAGCAGCAACATTTCTTTGAGTACCTTTTTTGCCGGGCTTATGGGTGCTCTCAAAGGTTTCTACGAACGCGTTGGTGGCTTTTTATTCACGGAAGCGGAGGAAACAGTGGAAGGGCCTGACTTGAGGCCGGTGATCATTGACCAGAGCGGACCGGGGATAGCCACCCGGGAAGCAGCCACTCCGGAAGCAGCCGGTGAAAAAACCGGTAACAGTAATGCGGGCAATACCGGCACGCCCCGGGTTTTGCGCATTGTTCCTTCTCCCGTTTCCCCGCCCGGCGGAACCGCCGGGGAAAAGGATGTGTCATCCGGCTCTTCACCTTACCAGTTTCCTCCCTTGAGCCTGCTTTCCAAACCGGTACGGGCCAAAAGCATCAAGAATAGCAGGGATATTACCGAAAATATTCGTATACTGGAAGAAACTCTAAGCAGCTTTGGGGTTAAAGCCAGGGTGGTGCAGGTTTCCCGGGGACCGGCCATCACCCGGTACGAGATCCAGCCTCCGGCGGGGATCAAGGTCAGCCGTATTGTCAGTCTGGCCGATGACATCGCCCTGTCCATGGCGGCGCCGGACGTACGGATTGAGGCACCCATTCCGGGCAAAGCGGCCGTAGGGATTGAAGTGCCCAACCGGGAAATTTCCATGGTCTATTTAAGGGAATTACTGGAAACGCCCGATTTTCAGGAGGCGCCTTCCCGGCTTACCGTGGCTCTGGGCAAGGATATCGCCGGCAATCCGGTAGTGGCCGACCTGGCCCGCATGCCCCACCTGCTTATCGCCGGCGCAACCGGTTCCGGAAAAAGTGTCTGCCTGAATACCATCATTGCCAGCATTCTTTTTAAGGCTACGCCCGACGAAGTAAAGTTTTTAATTATCGACCCCAAGATGGTGGAACTGGCCACCTACAACGGGATTCCCCACCTGGTATCGCCTGTGGTTACGGATCCCAAAAAGGCGGCCACCTCCCTGCGCTGGGCCGTTAAGGAAATGGAACACCGCTATGAGCTTTTTGCCGCGGCCGGGGTAAGGGATATTACCCGTTACAATGATCTCTGCCGCAGCCAGGAGACGGGTACGGGGGCACGGGGACCACTCCCGTTAATTATAATCATCATCGATGAACTGGCTGATTTAATGATGGTAGCGCCGGCCGATGTGGAGGACGCGGTTTGCCGCCTGGCCCAGATGGCCCGGGCCGCAGGCATCCACCTGGTAGTGGCCACCCAGCGCCCTTCAGTGGATGTCATAACCGGCCTGATCAAAGCCAATATTCCATCCCGGATTTCTTTTGCCGTGTCTTCCCAGATTGATTCCCGCACCATCCTGGACATGGCCGGGGCGGAAAAGCTTTTGGGAAAGGGGGACATGCTCTTTTTCCCGGTGGGGGCGCCGAAACCCATCCGGGTCCAGGGAGCCTATCTCTCGGATCAAGAGGTGGAAGCGCTTGTTTCTTTTTTGAAGAAACAGGCTGGCCCCCACTTTGAAGCACAGCTCCTCCCGGAGGAAGGCCATGGGGAACAGGAGGAGGAACTGGAAGATGAGCTGTTGCCCCGGGCCGTAGAAATTTTCATTGAAACGGGTCACGCCTCCATCTCCCTCTTGCAGAGGCGCCTCCGGGTAGGGTACGCCCGGGCGGCCCGGCTTATGGACATTATGGAAAGGAAGGGCATTGTGGGAGGGTACGAGGGCAGTAAGCCCCGGTCTGTACTGATTACCTTAGAACAGTTCAAGCAGACTTTCAAAAAAAGGTAA
- the mnmH gene encoding tRNA 2-selenouridine(34) synthase MnmH, whose amino-acid sequence MIKEINVAEALSLTDVLVVDVRSEGEYSEATIPGAVNVPLLDNVERALVGTVYKEKGPAEARKLGLELVSPRLPRWVETVERLARGRRLVLFCWRGGLRSQFAAAVLDVMGFAVYRILGGYKAYRRFVNSYLGVEELPVKAVVIHGLTGVGKTTLLRRLAEQGLPVLDLEGLARHRGSVYGKIGLPPSPSQKMFEGLIVRALMAAEEKGVFVVECESRRLGNLLVPAVVLRAMEKGYRVLLYDSLENRVRRIRQEYTSGPQQNIPALQEATSALAKYLGARRVAELNQLLAGGKFDQVFSYLLTKYYDPLYGYPGEPSPDYDLCVNTADMDEAVKRVREWITGLPEYGRVEGGEPDGYRKHATGSPPGPGVVPGAG is encoded by the coding sequence ATGATTAAAGAAATTAACGTTGCTGAAGCCCTGTCTTTGACAGATGTTCTGGTAGTGGATGTGCGTTCGGAAGGTGAGTACAGCGAGGCAACCATCCCGGGGGCGGTAAATGTTCCTCTGCTGGATAATGTGGAACGGGCGCTGGTCGGAACTGTCTATAAAGAAAAAGGGCCAGCAGAGGCCCGTAAATTGGGTTTGGAACTGGTTTCTCCCCGTCTTCCCCGCTGGGTCGAGACTGTAGAACGTCTGGCCCGCGGCAGACGGCTGGTCCTCTTTTGCTGGCGGGGAGGGTTGCGCAGTCAATTTGCCGCGGCCGTCCTTGATGTCATGGGCTTTGCCGTCTACCGCATCCTGGGTGGTTATAAGGCCTACCGCCGCTTTGTCAACTCTTACCTGGGGGTAGAAGAACTGCCTGTAAAGGCAGTGGTAATCCACGGATTGACGGGGGTGGGCAAAACCACTTTGCTTCGCCGCCTGGCGGAACAGGGTCTGCCCGTGTTAGACCTGGAGGGCCTGGCCCGGCACCGGGGTTCGGTTTACGGCAAGATTGGCTTGCCCCCTTCCCCCAGCCAGAAAATGTTCGAGGGTCTTATTGTCCGGGCCTTGATGGCGGCAGAGGAAAAAGGGGTATTTGTTGTTGAATGTGAAAGCCGCCGCTTGGGCAATCTGCTGGTCCCGGCGGTGGTGTTAAGGGCGATGGAAAAAGGGTACAGGGTACTGCTCTATGATTCCCTGGAAAACCGTGTAAGGCGTATCCGCCAGGAGTATACCAGTGGTCCCCAGCAAAACATTCCCGCTTTGCAGGAGGCCACCTCTGCCCTGGCAAAGTATCTGGGAGCACGTCGCGTGGCGGAGCTGAACCAGTTGCTGGCCGGGGGGAAATTTGACCAGGTTTTTTCCTATCTTTTGACCAAATATTATGATCCTCTCTACGGGTATCCAGGTGAGCCCAGCCCGGATTATGACCTTTGTGTGAACACGGCTGATATGGACGAGGCAGTTAAGCGGGTGAGGGAGTGGATTACAGGCCTGCCCGAATATGGTCGGGTAGAGGGAGGTGAACCCGATGGATATAGGAAACATGCTACGGGAAGCCCGCCAGGCCCGGGGGTTGTCCCTGGAGCAGGCTGA
- the rimO gene encoding 30S ribosomal protein S12 methylthiotransferase RimO produces MSYRVGMVSLGCAKNLVDTELMLGQLDAAGFIITPRPEEADVLLVNTCGFITPAKEESIDQILDLSQYKKSGRCRVLLVTGCLAQRYPGELLDEMPEIDGVLGTGMVDRVVDVVRRALAGERVLAVGEPGFDYDAGLPRIRTTAEHTAYVKIAEGCSNCCTYCAIPSIRGPYRSRTLESIRQEVEALAAGGVKEIILVAQDTTRYGLDLYGERKLAPLLRSLNGISGIRWIRVLYGHPDGITAELIDVFSSCDKICRYIDLPLQHASPAVLARMGRGSSASRLRELVHKLRRAIPGLTLRTTFMVGFPGEREEDFQQLLDFMREMRFERAGVFKFCAEEGTPAAAMTGQVPEEVKEERYHRAMALQQQISLEHNRSLVGSLVSVLVEGKKGSRYFGRTQADAPEIDGRVYFTAGRVTPSPGDFVLVKITRAGEYDLMGELA; encoded by the coding sequence ATGTCGTACCGCGTTGGCATGGTCAGTCTGGGTTGTGCGAAAAACCTGGTGGATACGGAACTAATGTTGGGACAGCTGGATGCGGCCGGATTTATCATCACACCCCGTCCCGAAGAGGCGGATGTCCTGCTCGTTAATACCTGCGGTTTTATTACCCCCGCCAAGGAAGAATCCATCGACCAGATCCTGGACCTGTCACAGTACAAAAAAAGCGGGCGCTGCCGGGTGCTCCTGGTGACCGGTTGCCTGGCCCAGCGTTACCCTGGGGAACTGTTGGATGAAATGCCCGAAATCGACGGCGTTTTAGGTACCGGAATGGTCGACCGGGTGGTGGACGTGGTCCGGCGGGCTCTGGCCGGGGAGCGGGTTTTAGCCGTAGGGGAGCCCGGTTTTGATTATGATGCCGGCCTGCCCCGGATTAGAACCACGGCGGAGCATACGGCCTATGTAAAAATTGCCGAAGGCTGCAGCAACTGCTGTACTTACTGCGCCATCCCCTCTATCCGGGGTCCTTATCGCAGCCGCACCCTGGAATCCATCCGGCAAGAGGTGGAAGCCCTGGCTGCTGGGGGGGTTAAAGAGATTATCCTGGTGGCCCAGGATACTACCCGCTATGGTCTTGATCTTTACGGGGAGCGGAAGCTGGCCCCGCTGTTGCGTTCCCTGAACGGGATATCCGGCATACGCTGGATCCGCGTGCTTTACGGCCATCCCGACGGGATTACCGCTGAATTGATCGATGTTTTTTCATCTTGCGATAAAATCTGCCGCTATATCGATTTGCCCCTGCAGCACGCCAGTCCGGCAGTGCTCGCCCGCATGGGGCGGGGCAGTAGCGCCTCCAGGCTGCGGGAGCTCGTCCATAAACTGCGCCGGGCTATTCCCGGGTTAACCCTGCGCACTACTTTCATGGTTGGTTTTCCGGGAGAAAGGGAAGAGGACTTTCAACAGTTGCTTGACTTTATGCGCGAGATGCGTTTTGAAAGGGCGGGAGTATTTAAATTCTGTGCCGAGGAAGGTACACCGGCTGCTGCCATGACCGGTCAAGTGCCGGAAGAAGTTAAAGAAGAACGCTACCACAGGGCCATGGCTTTGCAACAGCAAATATCCCTGGAGCACAACCGTTCCCTGGTGGGTAGCCTCGTGAGCGTTCTGGTGGAAGGGAAAAAGGGCAGCCGTTATTTTGGCCGTACCCAGGCCGACGCTCCCGAAATAGATGGCCGGGTGTACTTTACTGCCGGCCGTGTGACTCCAAGCCCGGGTGATTTTGTGCTGGTAAAGATTACCCGGGCCGGTGAGTACGACTTGATGGGGGAGCTCGCATGA
- a CDS encoding helix-turn-helix domain-containing protein, with protein MDIGNMLREARQARGLSLEQAEEETKIRRKYLEALEEEAFDVLPGRVYVRGFLRNYARFLGLDAEALVARFEEMFPLEETQPVTQPLAGVEKKLRLSWPSGRLAYVATGLLLAVLLLWGAGWLFGFTRHAAYDDQGRGQPVVSQDRHAGTPDRPFPGNSGRTQNAPTSTGTENRSPEGVHLVLNVTDETCWMRVVVDGKTMFTGEVAANQSKSFQAREHIWVKLGNAGVVNVRVNGRDLGVLGDRGQVVSREFSASTQG; from the coding sequence ATGGATATAGGAAACATGCTACGGGAAGCCCGCCAGGCCCGGGGGTTGTCCCTGGAGCAGGCTGAGGAAGAAACGAAAATCCGCCGCAAATACCTGGAGGCGTTGGAGGAGGAAGCCTTTGATGTGCTGCCCGGACGGGTTTATGTACGGGGTTTTCTCCGGAATTACGCCAGGTTTTTGGGGCTGGATGCCGAGGCCCTGGTGGCCCGGTTTGAGGAAATGTTTCCTCTGGAGGAGACACAGCCTGTCACGCAGCCGCTTGCCGGAGTCGAGAAGAAACTGCGGCTGAGCTGGCCCTCTGGCCGCCTCGCTTACGTGGCAACGGGACTGCTCCTGGCCGTCCTGCTCTTATGGGGTGCCGGGTGGCTCTTTGGCTTCACCCGGCATGCGGCTTATGATGATCAGGGGAGGGGACAGCCGGTTGTGTCCCAGGATAGACACGCTGGTACACCCGACAGGCCGTTCCCGGGGAACAGCGGTCGTACGCAAAACGCACCAACCTCAACCGGGACGGAGAACCGCTCGCCGGAAGGGGTTCACCTGGTGCTCAATGTAACCGACGAAACCTGCTGGATGCGGGTGGTGGTTGATGGTAAAACCATGTTTACCGGCGAGGTGGCGGCCAATCAATCCAAGTCCTTCCAGGCCAGGGAACACATCTGGGTTAAGCTGGGTAACGCCGGTGTGGTCAATGTACGGGTAAATGGCCGGGATCTGGGTGTGCTGGGCGATCGGGGACAGGTGGTGAGCCGGGAGTTTTCCGCCTCTACCCAGGGATAG